Proteins co-encoded in one Micropterus dolomieu isolate WLL.071019.BEF.003 ecotype Adirondacks linkage group LG19, ASM2129224v1, whole genome shotgun sequence genomic window:
- the arhgef37 gene encoding rho guanine nucleotide exchange factor 37, which produces MEVPRRPQPSSFTLAFPKPASTALSPLGAVEKLQEKKDGIVENDQFGEETFSTEEESDVSVTSELVDTNASTMERNLRLSSQDSFSEENSISEEMLAEEAKEAKKRSEEEEAAAKERAAQRQMLAIEELVQSERNYLRLLQVSTVTIRSNLEKLQPPLANLDSMFLYIADVMDVSSQLLSLLDQKQVQPGEPLFLETLCNSFLSLSSDIEAAYKEYLANYNNVTVVENSYKQKEALWNEIVKVIKSSAPEVNATSLSFFLVMPVQRIARYPLLLQTIQKHTDRSHPAYALLEETAHTSIALNCRINEYKRFREVADKYKKTEFLTIKDKFNRLNTHSIVKKTTRISQYIKHETGMAPKLVDEEFDALQGFFDVLDHGILELLENIETYLHHLQAFLACKTEEFDLDMDGEKAPICYKEITTALRQWILPTFEKRMRTLIHKPLCALRDLLVGPRNLIRKRLDKLLDYEVICDKSSLSYEEQAVANTYRTINTLLLNELPQFNGLALQMIWSMLGTFSCLHKDLTSDMEQLFQSFAQQLPHSSLDPSAFWGWAESAVLEGARRLQTLCQSVEDTLKAPFVQPLSPSSQRRLKQLTDKHGSGKIYQVIGTAVASRDLDLNLAKGELVAIITEEDSRGDKRRWLVDAGGRRGYVPSSKLLRYHQATEEPPPSPHVTLPEDLTAMRRHSYTPEGRPLRVTSQLFFQVFAAYDFKARGNHEVSVRSGEPVRVLEPHDKRGNPEWSLVEARGGQRGYVPSNYLTIMPVGTGPPGKY; this is translated from the exons ATGGAGGTGCCCAGGAGGCCTCAGCCCTCCTCTTTCACACTGGCTTTCCCTAAACCGGCCTCAACTGCCCTGTCTCCCCTCGGAGCTGTAGAGAAGCTCCAGGAGAAGAAGGATGGGATCGTAGAGAACGATCAATTCGGAGAAGAGACGTTCAGTACAGAGGAGGAGTCAGATGTGTCTGTGACCTCAGAACTTGTAGATACAAATGCTTCCACTATGGAAAGAAATTTAAGGCTTTCCTCGCAGGATAGTTTCTCAGAGGAGAACTCAATATCAGAGGAGATGTTGGCGGAGGAGGCAAAAGAGGCCAAAAAGAGGTCTGAAGAGGAGGAAGCAGCAGCTAAAGAGAGGGCAGCCCAGAGACAGATGCTGGCCATAGAGGAACTGGTCCAGTCTGAGAGGAATTACCTGCGACTACTGCAAGTTAGCACTGTGACCATCAGGAGCAACCTAGAGAAACTACAG CCACCTCTTGCCAACCTGGACAGCATGTTTCTATATATAGCAGATGTGATGGATGTGTCAAGTCAACTCCTCAGCCTGCTGGACCAGAAGCAGGTTCAGCCTGGAGAACCTCTCTTCTTGGAGACACTCT GTAATTCGTTCCTCAGCCTGTCTTCAGACATTGAAGCAGCCTATAAGGAATACCTGGCCAACTACAACAACGTTACAGTGGTGGAGAACAGCTACAAACAGAAGGAAGCGCTCTGGAATGAGATTGTCAAAGTCATCAAGAGCTCAGC GCCTGAAGTGAATGCCACCTCTTTGAGTTTCTTCTTGGTGATGCCGGTGCAGCGGATTGCACGCTACCCCCTCCTTCTGCAGACCATCCAGAAACACACTGACAGATCCCACCCAGCATATGCACTTCTGGAGGAGACCGCTCACACGTCCATCGCCTTGAACTGTCGCATCAATGAGTACAAACGCTTCAGAGAAGTTG CGGACAAATACAAGAAGACAGAATTCCTGACCATAAAGGACAAGTTCAACCGCCTCAACACTCACAGCATCGTAAAGAAGACAACGAGGATCAGCCAGTACATCAAACATGAGACTGGAATGGCACCTAAG CTTGTGGATGAGGAGTTTGATGCCCTGCAAGGTTTCTTTGATGTCCTGGATCATGGGATCCTGGAGCTCCTTGAGAACATAGAGACATATCTGCACCACCTACAG GCGTTCCTGGCCTGCAAAACAGAGGAGTTTGACTTGGACATGGATGGAGAGAAGGCACCTATTTGCTACAAGGAGATCACTACCGCCCTCAGACAGTGGATTCTTCCAACATTT GAGAAGAGGATGAGGACATTAATCCACAAGCCGCTGTGTGCACTCCGTGACCTCCTGGTGGGCCCAAGGAACCTGATCAGGAAAAGACTGGACAAGCTGCTCGACTATGAAGTGATTTGTGACAAATCCAGTCTGAGCTATGAGGAACAGGCAGTGGCCAACACGTACAG GACAATCAACACGTTGCTCCTCAATGAGCTTCCTCAGTTTAATGGTCTGGCTCTGCAGATGATCTGGAGCATGTTAGGGACGTTCAGCTGTCTGCATAAAGACCTCACCTCAGACATGGAGCAACTGTTCCAGAGCTTTGCACAACAG CTTCCTCACAGCTCTCTTGACCCCAGTGCATTCTGGGGGTGGGCCGAGTCTGCAGTGTTGGAAGGTGCGAGGAGGCTGCAGACTTTGTGTCAAAGTGTAGAGGACACGCTCAAGGCGCCCTTTGTCCAG CCTCTGAGTCCATCCTCTCAGCGCCGTCTGAAGCAACTTACAGATAAGCACGGCTCTGGAAAAATCTACCAGGTGATCGGGACGGCGGTGGCCAGCCGGGACCTGGACCTGAACCTGGCCAAAGGGGAGCTGGTGGCCATTATCACTGAGGAAGATAGCCGCGGAGACAAACGAAGATGGCTGGTCGATGCAGGAG GCAGAAGAGGGTACGTTCCTTCCTCGAAGCTGCTTCGCTATCACCAGGCAACAGAGGAGCCGCCCCCTTCGCCGCACGTGACCCTTCCTGAGGATCTGACAGCAATGAGAAGACACTCCTACACCCCAGAGGGCCGGCCACTGAGAGTCACGAGCCAGCTGTTCTTCCAG GTGTTTGCGGCCTATGACTTCAAAGCCAGAGGAAACCATGAAGTGTCTGTTCGGTCAGGCGAGCCAGTTCGTGTCCTTGAGCCCCACGACAAACGAGGGAACCCTGAGTGGAGTCTGGTGGAGGCGAGAGGTGGGCAGAGAGGCTACGTGCCCTCCAACTATCTCACAATCATGCCTGTGGGGACTGGGCCACCTGGCAAATACTAG